TGATCAGATCAAGATTAAATTCTCTTTCTAATCTTTCTTGTACGATCTCCATATGGAGAAGTCCAAGATACCCAACACGGAAGCCGAACCCTAATGCGGCAGAACTTTCTTTTTCATATACAAGAGCTGCGTCGTTCAGTTTCATCTTTTCGATCGCATCTACTAATTCTTCGAATTGTTCCCCCATGATAGGGAATAATCCTGCAAATACCATAGGTTTTGCATCTTTGTAACCTGGTACCGCCTCCGCACTCGGGTTGGAGAATAAGGTAACAGTATCTCCCGTTCTTGCATCGGAAACTTTTTTAATACCTGCGATGATATATCCCACTTCTCCGGCTGTAAGAGAATCCGTAGGTGTTAAACCGATTCCTTTGATCCCGACCTCGTTTACCGTAAAATCCTTTTGGCTACTCATCAAAAGGATTCGGTCTCCTTTCTTTACTGAACCGTCAAACACTCTGATCTTGATCACAACTCCCATATACGGATCGAAATAGGAATCGTAGATAAGCGCTTTAAGTGGACCTTTAGGATCCCCTTTAGGAGGAGGAATTTGTTTTGTAATTTCTTCTAAGACGGCTTGGACATTCAGTCCTGTTTTTGCGGAAATAGCTACAGCTTTCTCCGCGTCCAAACCTAAACTATCTTCGATCTGCAGTTTGGTTTTTTCTACATCGGCTGCGGGAAGGTCCACTTTATTCATAACCGGTATGATTGCTAGATCTTGCTCCATCGCAAGGTATAGGTTTGCCAAGGTCTGAGCTTCTACTCCTTGGCTTGCATCTACTATAAGAAGAACACCTTCGCAGGCTTTTAAGGATCTGGATACTTCGTAGGTAAAATCCACGTGGCCCGGAGTATCGATCAGGTTCATCGTATATGTATGACCGTCGGCAGCGGTATAGTTGAAAGTGGCGTTGTTCGCCTTAATTGTGATCCCTCTCTCCCTTTCAATATCCATGGAGTCCAGGATCTGGTCTTTTTTTGTCCGATCATCAGTGATCCGGCCTATTTCCAAAAGTCTGTCCGCTAAGGTGGACTTTCCATGGTCAATATGGGCGATAATTGAGAAATTGCGGATGAATTGTTGGCGATCGGACATTGTTAAAAACAAAGTCCAGCGGGACGGAGCCGGTGAAAAGTCTTTTACTGAGGGAAATTTCTCCCCGGCCCCCGTTTGCAGGGTCGAGGAGAATTAGTGTAGAAAAGGAAACTTAATTGATATTTCCGTACACATTATTGTCAGGCTGCAGATTAGAGCATTGACCGAATAAAACGCCGATAGTGGGCGCAAGACCTAAAGCACCAAACAATTTGATCTCATCCACGCATGCATTTACATCGTCCTTCGCATAGTATTCACTTGGTTTAATCCCTGCGAGAATAGGAGGAAGAAAGATATTGTTTATATAGGTCGTTCCGGTAAGATCCCCGGTACTGATCGCATAAAGCTGTGCCGCGACTGTTGCCGCCTCTTCTATCTTATCCTTTGCCTCGCTTCCTTTATAACGATTCGTTAATCCGGTAGTGTTCAACGCTACACAGTTCGCAGCGATCAATAGGATAAATAAGAGCGGTAATATTCCGATCCTCATTGAAAACCTCTTTTGAGAAAATTTGGAGTCCGTTTTGATTTTTTAGAACGAAACCGTTTCTATTACAAGTAGTTTTAGGTTTTTGGAAATCAATTGTCTGAAATTAATTTCCGATCCGGATCCCGAATTTTTCTAATTCCTCAGGATCGCAGGAAAATTGAGCGATATCTATCTGTTTATGATGATCGAAAAGAAAAGTTGTCATCTTACCGAAAAATTTCCCTTCATATTTTTCTTCTACGAACCTTAACCAAGACATGATATCTATCAATTCGTGACAGATGAATTCGTAGTTATAATCCGAGTTTGGATCCTTAAATTTGTCCCGAATATTATAAATTCTATCTTCATCTAAAAGTAATACGTTCTCTAATGTGAAAGGATAATCCTTTAATCCTCCGGCAAGTCCGATCTGGTAAAAACTTTCCGCGTCCTTTTTGTTACGAAATGCGGTGGTTCTTGCGTCTCCAAAGTAGGAAAAGTTTTCAGGAGTCAATTCGGTCAATATCCTGGACCTTCCAACCGTTGTTCCGGGATATTCCACTTGGTGGTCTATCAAAAGTCCTTTCGTATCCTTAGTTGGAGGTTCTAAAACACAATAACCCTTTTCCCAAATTAAGGCAAACGGAGAAGATACTGTGATCTTTTTTCTCTTTTCTAACTTTCTGCAATTTCCTTTAGAATGATCCATATAGACCTGATCGCAATAATCGAAGGTGGGAAAACTAGATTCGCTCAAAGTAAAATCGGCATATACCCCAAAGGCCAACATCCATGCCAGCGGATGTTCTATCACCTTAACTTCTCCCAGTTGTATATTATGATTTCCTTTAATACAATTCCGACTGTCCAGGTCGTATCTGATCCCGTTCCAGCTAAAGCAAGATCTTCCATTCCTTACTGGGCTTACTTGAACTACAGCATCCTTATTTTCGAAAGTCGCCTTACCTTCTACGCTGAATTCTTTTTGGATCGTATAAGAATAATCCGGATCTATCTCCACCTGATACGCAAACTCTGGAGGCAGATGGAGAATTTCCGGATTTCTATCGGAGAGTAAGTTTTTGATTTCTGAAATTTGGGTTAGGACCTTCATTCTTTCTTAAACTTTCCAGACACCTTCTACAAATAAATAACTAAAAGAAAGC
The window above is part of the Leptospira licerasiae serovar Varillal str. VAR 010 genome. Proteins encoded here:
- the lepA gene encoding translation elongation factor 4, coding for MSDRQQFIRNFSIIAHIDHGKSTLADRLLEIGRITDDRTKKDQILDSMDIERERGITIKANNATFNYTAADGHTYTMNLIDTPGHVDFTYEVSRSLKACEGVLLIVDASQGVEAQTLANLYLAMEQDLAIIPVMNKVDLPAADVEKTKLQIEDSLGLDAEKAVAISAKTGLNVQAVLEEITKQIPPPKGDPKGPLKALIYDSYFDPYMGVVIKIRVFDGSVKKGDRILLMSSQKDFTVNEVGIKGIGLTPTDSLTAGEVGYIIAGIKKVSDARTGDTVTLFSNPSAEAVPGYKDAKPMVFAGLFPIMGEQFEELVDAIEKMKLNDAALVYEKESSAALGFGFRVGYLGLLHMEIVQERLEREFNLDLITTAPSVKYTIRMKNGEVFDIDNPSKFPDPVFIEATEEPYVKASIITPNEYVGNIMSLAIDKRGVQLDTVYLSQDKVQLTYEIPLAELIFEFYDKLKSLTRGYASLDYEPCGYKASRLVKMDILVNGESVDALSMIVHTSKAESRGREIIEKLKEIIPRHQFMIPIQAAVGGKILARESISALRKNVTAKCYGGDITRKKKLLEKQKEGKKRMKQIGNVEIPQEAFLAVLKTGD
- a CDS encoding TIGR04452 family lipoprotein, with translation MRIGILPLLFILLIAANCVALNTTGLTNRYKGSEAKDKIEEAATVAAQLYAISTGDLTGTTYINNIFLPPILAGIKPSEYYAKDDVNACVDEIKLFGALGLAPTIGVLFGQCSNLQPDNNVYGNIN
- a CDS encoding UDP-3-O-acyl-N-acetylglucosamine deacetylase — translated: MKVLTQISEIKNLLSDRNPEILHLPPEFAYQVEIDPDYSYTIQKEFSVEGKATFENKDAVVQVSPVRNGRSCFSWNGIRYDLDSRNCIKGNHNIQLGEVKVIEHPLAWMLAFGVYADFTLSESSFPTFDYCDQVYMDHSKGNCRKLEKRKKITVSSPFALIWEKGYCVLEPPTKDTKGLLIDHQVEYPGTTVGRSRILTELTPENFSYFGDARTTAFRNKKDAESFYQIGLAGGLKDYPFTLENVLLLDEDRIYNIRDKFKDPNSDYNYEFICHELIDIMSWLRFVEEKYEGKFFGKMTTFLFDHHKQIDIAQFSCDPEELEKFGIRIGN